The following are encoded in a window of Vigna unguiculata cultivar IT97K-499-35 chromosome 8, ASM411807v1, whole genome shotgun sequence genomic DNA:
- the LOC114194239 gene encoding protein BIG GRAIN 1-like A, protein MYNIDKPRRDDESNLLTPSFSTTLLDQIYRSIDEGERKNGETKFYRHTTMSTAKKQSSRGNSKSIDADRKYVGAKTDKKKVHREEDALFFSSTSVSSDSSFGFSSSDNESISRESCLAPRARLVGASASFRSERYGTRVFEGLCRNSHTSEERHVAVRDEEMLIKSKSRALKIYNNLKKVKQPISPGGRVTSFLNSLFANTKKTSPRSCAEVQHTSSSSSSSSSSTSSSSYYSSTCSSASSLSRSCLSKTMSSGRERMRSGVKQTVRFYPVSVIVGEDSRPCGHKRLCEEEEASRGFLREYRQNPKKSNDLVLKELSLRSKVDYEDDDDDDASSYASSDLFELDHLAVFGSERYCEELPVYETTHVGTNRAIANGLIV, encoded by the coding sequence ATGTACAACATAGACAAGCCACGGAGAGACGATGAAAGCAACCTACTAACCCCATCTTTCTCTACCACTCTCCTCGACCAAATCTACCGTTCCATCGACGAGGGAGAGAGAAAAAACGGCGAAACCAAGTTCTACAGACACACGACAATGAGCACCGCCAAGAAACAAAGCAGTAGGGGAAATTCCAAGTCCATCGATGCGGATAGAAAATATGTCGGCGCCAAAACCGACAAAAAAAAAGTGCACCGCGAGGAGGATGCTTTGTTCTTCAGCTCCACCTCGGTTTCCTCGGATTCCAGCTTTGGATTCTCTTCGTCCGACAACGAATCCATCTCGCGCGAATCGTGTCTCGCGCCGCGCGCCAGGCTCGTGGGCGCGAGCGCCTCGTTCCGGTCGGAGAGATACGGGACTCGCGTGTTCGAGGGCTTGTGTCGGAACTCCCACACCTCCGAGGAGCGACACGTGGCGGTTCGCGACGAGGAGATGCTGATAAAATCCAAGTCCCGGGCGTTGAAGATTTACAACAACCTTAAAAAAGTGAAACAACCGATTTCTCCTGGTGGTCGTGTCACGAGTTTCCTCAACTCGCTCTTCGCGAACACTAAGAAAACAAGTCCCCGCTCCTGCGCCGAAGTGCAgcacacttcttcttcttcttcttcatcatcatcatccaccTCTTCCTCTTCCTACTATTCCTCTACATGCTCTTCTGCTTCCTCATTGTCCAGGTCTTGTTTGAGCAAAACCATGTCTTCAGGAAGAGAGAGGATGCGCAGTGGGGTGAAGCAAACAGTGCGATTTTACCCGGTGAGTGTGATCGTCGGTGAAGATAGTCGACCCTGTGGGCACAAACGTTTGTGTGAAGAGGAAGAAGCTTCAAGAGGGTTCTTGAGAGAGTACCGTCAAAACCCGAAGAAGAGCAATGATTTGGTTTTGAAGGAGTTGTCTTTGAGGAGTAAAGTTGATTAcgaggatgatgatgatgatgatgcatcGAGCTATGCAAGTTCGGATCTCTTCGAGCTTGATCATTTGGCTGTGTTTGGAAGTGAAAGGTACTGTGAGGAGCTTCCAGTGTATGAAACCACTCATGTTGGTACTAACCGCGCCATTGCTAATGGCCTCATAGTGTAA
- the LOC114193398 gene encoding serine/threonine-protein kinase STY17-like — protein MKQKEVGVMYKRRMERTQDYLRYCLQTAQENGMLDIILSCNGEFQPSPLSLHSITSPQAHAHHPNLAPIIHQAKTNGWYIHPNEIELEEKIGEGSTAEIHRGTWRGFEVAVKCISQEFFRTNENGVVYFSQELETLSRQRHRFVLQLMGACIQPPQHAWVVTEYLSTTLKEWLHGPGNRRRERMVPLPPLQERVGRALEIAQAMQYLHEQKPKLVHRDLKPSNIFLDDALHVRVADFGHARFLGDEEMALTGETGTYVYMAPEVIRCEPYNESCDVYSFGIILNELLTGNYPYVETEYGPTKIAMEVVEGKLRPKLPCDDDVDEVGELIDLICLCWHQNPTTRPSFATITLSLKTYVNNNLI, from the exons ATGAAGCAAAAAGAAGTTGGAGTGATGTACAAGAGAAGAATGGAAAGAACACAAGACTACCTAAGATACTGTCTTCAGACAGCACAAGAAAATGGAATGTTGGACATCATTCTCAGCTGCAATGGAGAATTTCAACCATCTCCACTCTCTCTTCACTCCATTACCAGCCCTCAAGCTCATGCCCACCACCCCAATCTGGCACCCATTATTCATCAAGCTAAAACCAATGGCTGGTACATTCATCCAAATGAG ATTGAATTGGAAGAAAAAATTGGGGAAGGAAGCACCGCAGAGATTCACAGGGGAACATGGCGTGGATTTGAGGTCGCTGTGAAGTGCATATCGCAAGAATTTTTCCGTACAAATGAAAACGGCGTCGTTTACTTCTCCCAGGAACTCGAAACGCTGTCGCGCCAGCGCCACAGGTTCGTGCTTCAGCTCATGGGCGCGTGCATCCAGCCTCCACAGCACGCGTGGGTGGTCACCGAGTACCTCAGCACCACGCTGAAGGAGTGGCTCCATGGGCCTGGGAACCGGCGCAGGGAGAGGATGGTGCCACTTCCACCCTTGCAGGAGAGAGTGGGCCGGGCCTTGGAAATAGCCCAAGCTATGCAGTACCTGCACGAGCAAAAGCCCAAACTCGTTCACCGCGACTTGAAGCCCAGCAACATTTTTCTTGATGACGCCCTGCACGTTAGAGTAGCGGACTTCGGCCACGCACGGTTCTTGGGTGACGAAGAAATGGCCCTCACCGGAGAAACAG GAACATACGTTTACATGGCACCCGAGGTAATCCGTTGTGAACCTTACAATGAAAGTTGCGATGTGTACAGTTTTGGGATCATACTGAACGAGCTACTAACTGGGAATTACCCTTATGTTGAGACAGAGTATGGTCCCACCAag ATTGCCATGGAAGTTGTGGAGGGTAAGCTTCGACCTAAGCTTCCATgtgatgatgatgttgatgaAGTGGGAGAGCTTATTGACCTTATTTGTCTTTGTTGGCACCAAAATCCAACTACTCGTCCATCCTTTGCAACAATCACTCTTTCTCTCAAAACTTATGTTAACAACAATCTCATTTAA